A single Mus pahari unplaced genomic scaffold, PAHARI_EIJ_v1.1 scaffold_9604_1, whole genome shotgun sequence DNA region contains:
- the LOC110314726 gene encoding vomeronasal type-2 receptor 116-like isoform X3, with translation MFILMGVFFFNIPLLITYYIDPMCFWRINLNEIKDKALHYTCSFILGAVQMPMEKDYFNRTLNVLKTTKXHKYALALAFAMDEXNRNPDLLPNMSLIIKYNFGHCDGKTLTTTPYSFHQKEYKPVPNYFCNEDTMCSFLLTGPNLIESWELGLIMDIFFSPHFLHLTYGPFHFMFSDDEQFPYLYQMAPKDTSLAMAIVSFILFFHWNWVGLVIPDDEQGKQFLSELKKESENKEICFAFVNMLSVYEISFYYKTEINYKEIVMSSTNVIIIYGETYNNVELSFRIWESTVLQRIWITTVQXNFPTSKKDLTHGTFYGTFTFVHHHREISGFKKFVQSLCHLKRTDLYLAIPEWKXFNCEALTCNCKLLMNYSSNASLQWLMEQKFDITFSDXSQNIYNAVYAMAHALHEXNLQQVDNQAIDNGKGAISPCLKVNSFLRKINFTDPIGDKVIMKQRVILQEDYDIFHFGNISQHLGIKVKLGKFSPYFPHGQHIHLFGDMIELATGSRKIPSSLCTTDCSPGFRRLWKEGMAACCFVCSPCPENEISNETTVALCVFLKHHDTPIVKANNRILSYLLLISLMICFLCSFFFIGHPNRVTCVLQQITFGTIFTVAVSTVLAKTVTVVLAFKITDPGRRLRNILVSGTPNYIIPICSLFQCILCAIWLAVSPPFVXIDEHSQHGHIIIVCXKGSVTAFYCVLGYLACLALGSFTVAFLAKNLPDTFNEAKFLTFSILLFCSVWVTFLPXXHSXKGKVMVAVEIFSILASNAGILGCIFAPKIYIILLRPEQNTIQKIREKSYF, from the exons AAAAACAACNAAAAANCACAAATATGCTTTGGCATTGGCGTTTGCAATGGATGAANTCAACAGGAATCCTGATCTCTTACCAAATATGtctttgattataaaatataattttggccATTGTGATGGGAAAACTTTGACAACTACGCCCTATTCTTTTCATCAGAAGGAATATAAGCCTGTTCCTAATTATTTCTGTAATGAAGATACTATGTGTTCATTTCTGCTTACAGGACCCAATTTGATAGAATCATGGGAATTGGGCCTAATCATGGATATCTTCTTTTCTCCACAT TTTCTTCATCTTACCTATGGACCTTTCCATTTCATGTTCAGTGATGATGAACAATTTCCCTATCTCTATCAGATGGCCCCAAAGGACACATCTCTAGCAATGGCAATTGTTTCCTTCATACTTTTCTTCCATTGGAATTGGGTTGGTCTTGTCATCCCTGATGATGAGCAAGGCAAACAATTTCTCTCAGAGTTGAAAAAAGAGAGTGAAAACAAGgaaatttgctttgcttttgtgaaCATGTTATCAGTCTATGAGATTTCATTCTATTACAAAACTGAAATCAACTACAAAGAAATTGTGATGTCATCCACAAATGTTATAATCATTTATGGGGAAACATATAATAATGTTGAATTGAGCTTCAGAATATGGGAATCTACAGTTCTACAGAGAATATGGATCACCACAGTACAANTGAATTTCCCTACCAGTAAGAAAGACTTAACTCATGGCACATTCTATGGGACTTTTACTTTTGTACACCACCATCGTGAGATTTCTGGCTTTAAAAAGTTTGTGCAATCATTGTGCCATCTCAAAAGGACAGATTTATATCTAGCAATTCCAGAGTGGAAGTANTTTAACTGTGAAGCCTTAACATGTAATTGTAAATTACTGATGAATTATTCATCTAATGCATCATTGCAATGGCTAATGGAACAGAAATTTGACATAACCTTTAGTGATGNTAGTCAAAACATATACAATGCTGTNTATGCNATGGCCCATGCACTCCATGAGNTGAATCTGCAACAGGTTGATAATCAGGCAATAGACAATGGGAAAGGAGCAATTTCTCCCTGCTTGAAG GTAAATTCATTTCTGAGAAAGATCAACTTCACTGATCCTATTGGGGACAAAGTGATTATGAAACAGAGAGTAATACTGCAGGAAGATTATGACATTTTTCACTTTGGAAATATCTCACAACACCTTGGGATTAAGGTGAAGTTAGGAAAGTTCAGCCCATATTTTCCACATGGACAGCACATTCACTTATTTGGAGACATGATTGAACTggccacaggaagtagaaag ATACCATCTTCTCTGTGCACTACAGATTGTAGTCCTGGATTCAGAAGATTGTGGAAGGAGGGAATGGCAGCCTGCTGCTTTGTTTGCAGCCCTTGccctgaaaatgaaatttctaatgaGACAA CTGTAGCACTTTGTGTCTTTCTGAAGCACCATGACACTCCTATTGTAAAAGCGAATaacagaattctcagctacctgTTGCTCATTTCACTCATGATCTGTTTTCTgtgctcctttttcttcattgGCCATCCTAACAGGGTCACCTGTGTCTTACAGCAAATCACATTTGGAACTATATTCACTGTGGCTGTTTCCACAGTTCTGGCCAAAACAGTCACTGTGGTTCTGGCTTTCAAAATAACAGACCCAGGAAGAAGGTTGAGAAACATCCTGGTATCAGGGACACCCAACTACATTATTCCCATATGTTCCCTATTCCAATGTATTCTGTGTGCAATCTGGctagcagtttctcctccctttgtTGANATTGATGAACACTCTCAGCATGGCCACATCATCATTGTGTGCAANAAAGGCTCAGTTACTGCATTCTACTGTGTCCTGGGATACTTGGCCTGCCTGGCACTAGGAAGCTTCACTGTGGCTTTCTTGGCCAAGAATCTGCCTGACACATTCAATGAAGCCAAGTTCTTGACCTTCAGCATTCTATTGTTCTGCAGTGTCTGGGTCACCTTCCTNCCTNTNTANCATAGCNCCAAGGGCAAGGTCATGGTTGCTGTGGAGATCTTCTCCATCTTGGCATCCAATGCAGGGATACTTGGATGCATCTTTGCACCCAAGATCTACATCATTTTATTGAGACCAGAGCAAAATACTATCCAAAAGATCAGGGAAAAATCCTATTTCTGA
- the LOC110314726 gene encoding vomeronasal type-2 receptor 116-like isoform X1, producing MFILMGVFFFNIPLLITYYIDPMCFWRINLNEIKDKALHYTCSFILGAVQMPMEKDYFNRTLNVLKTTKXHKYALALAFAMDEXNRNPDLLPNMSLIIKYNFGHCDGKTLTTTPYSFHQKEYKPVPNYFCNEDTMCSFLLTGPNLIESWELGLIMDIFFSPHFLHLTYGPFHFMFSDDEQFPYLYQMAPKDTSLAMAIVSFILFFHWNWVGLVIPDDEQGKQFLSELKKESENKEICFAFVNMLSVYEISFYYKTEINYKEIVMSSTNVIIIYGETYNNVELSFRIWESTVLQRIWITTVQXNFPTSKKDLTHGTFYGTFTFVHHHREISGFKKFVQSLCHLKRTDLYLAIPEWKXFNCEALTCNCKLLMNYSSNASLQWLMEQKFDITFSDXSQNIYNAVYAMAHALHEXNLQQVDNQAIDNGKGAISPCLKVNSFLRKINFTDPIGDKVIMKQRVILQEDYDIFHFGNISQHLGIKVKLGKFSPYFPHGQHIHLFGDMIELATGSRKIPSSLCTTDCSPGFRRLWKEGMAACCFVCSPCPENEISNETNMDQCVNCPEYQYANTEQNKCIQKGVTFLSYEDPLGMALASMAFLFSAFTAVALCVFLKHHDTPIVKANNRILSYLLLISLMICFLCSFFFIGHPNRVTCVLQQITFGTIFTVAVSTVLAKTVTVVLAFKITDPGRRLRNILVSGTPNYIIPICSLFQCILCAIWLAVSPPFVXIDEHSQHGHIIIVCXKGSVTAFYCVLGYLACLALGSFTVAFLAKNLPDTFNEAKFLTFSILLFCSVWVTFLPXXHSXKGKVMVAVEIFSILASNAGILGCIFAPKIYIILLRPEQNTIQKIREKSYF from the exons AAAAACAACNAAAAANCACAAATATGCTTTGGCATTGGCGTTTGCAATGGATGAANTCAACAGGAATCCTGATCTCTTACCAAATATGtctttgattataaaatataattttggccATTGTGATGGGAAAACTTTGACAACTACGCCCTATTCTTTTCATCAGAAGGAATATAAGCCTGTTCCTAATTATTTCTGTAATGAAGATACTATGTGTTCATTTCTGCTTACAGGACCCAATTTGATAGAATCATGGGAATTGGGCCTAATCATGGATATCTTCTTTTCTCCACAT TTTCTTCATCTTACCTATGGACCTTTCCATTTCATGTTCAGTGATGATGAACAATTTCCCTATCTCTATCAGATGGCCCCAAAGGACACATCTCTAGCAATGGCAATTGTTTCCTTCATACTTTTCTTCCATTGGAATTGGGTTGGTCTTGTCATCCCTGATGATGAGCAAGGCAAACAATTTCTCTCAGAGTTGAAAAAAGAGAGTGAAAACAAGgaaatttgctttgcttttgtgaaCATGTTATCAGTCTATGAGATTTCATTCTATTACAAAACTGAAATCAACTACAAAGAAATTGTGATGTCATCCACAAATGTTATAATCATTTATGGGGAAACATATAATAATGTTGAATTGAGCTTCAGAATATGGGAATCTACAGTTCTACAGAGAATATGGATCACCACAGTACAANTGAATTTCCCTACCAGTAAGAAAGACTTAACTCATGGCACATTCTATGGGACTTTTACTTTTGTACACCACCATCGTGAGATTTCTGGCTTTAAAAAGTTTGTGCAATCATTGTGCCATCTCAAAAGGACAGATTTATATCTAGCAATTCCAGAGTGGAAGTANTTTAACTGTGAAGCCTTAACATGTAATTGTAAATTACTGATGAATTATTCATCTAATGCATCATTGCAATGGCTAATGGAACAGAAATTTGACATAACCTTTAGTGATGNTAGTCAAAACATATACAATGCTGTNTATGCNATGGCCCATGCACTCCATGAGNTGAATCTGCAACAGGTTGATAATCAGGCAATAGACAATGGGAAAGGAGCAATTTCTCCCTGCTTGAAG GTAAATTCATTTCTGAGAAAGATCAACTTCACTGATCCTATTGGGGACAAAGTGATTATGAAACAGAGAGTAATACTGCAGGAAGATTATGACATTTTTCACTTTGGAAATATCTCACAACACCTTGGGATTAAGGTGAAGTTAGGAAAGTTCAGCCCATATTTTCCACATGGACAGCACATTCACTTATTTGGAGACATGATTGAACTggccacaggaagtagaaag ATACCATCTTCTCTGTGCACTACAGATTGTAGTCCTGGATTCAGAAGATTGTGGAAGGAGGGAATGGCAGCCTGCTGCTTTGTTTGCAGCCCTTGccctgaaaatgaaatttctaatgaGACAA ATATGGATCAATGTGTGAATTGTCCTGAATACCAGTATGCCAACACCGAACAAAACAAATGCATTCAGAAAGGAGTCACCTTTTTAAGCTATGAAGACCCCTTGGGGATGGCTCTTGCCTCAATGGCCTTCTTGTTCTCTGCATTCACAGCTGTAGCACTTTGTGTCTTTCTGAAGCACCATGACACTCCTATTGTAAAAGCGAATaacagaattctcagctacctgTTGCTCATTTCACTCATGATCTGTTTTCTgtgctcctttttcttcattgGCCATCCTAACAGGGTCACCTGTGTCTTACAGCAAATCACATTTGGAACTATATTCACTGTGGCTGTTTCCACAGTTCTGGCCAAAACAGTCACTGTGGTTCTGGCTTTCAAAATAACAGACCCAGGAAGAAGGTTGAGAAACATCCTGGTATCAGGGACACCCAACTACATTATTCCCATATGTTCCCTATTCCAATGTATTCTGTGTGCAATCTGGctagcagtttctcctccctttgtTGANATTGATGAACACTCTCAGCATGGCCACATCATCATTGTGTGCAANAAAGGCTCAGTTACTGCATTCTACTGTGTCCTGGGATACTTGGCCTGCCTGGCACTAGGAAGCTTCACTGTGGCTTTCTTGGCCAAGAATCTGCCTGACACATTCAATGAAGCCAAGTTCTTGACCTTCAGCATTCTATTGTTCTGCAGTGTCTGGGTCACCTTCCTNCCTNTNTANCATAGCNCCAAGGGCAAGGTCATGGTTGCTGTGGAGATCTTCTCCATCTTGGCATCCAATGCAGGGATACTTGGATGCATCTTTGCACCCAAGATCTACATCATTTTATTGAGACCAGAGCAAAATACTATCCAAAAGATCAGGGAAAAATCCTATTTCTGA
- the LOC110314726 gene encoding vomeronasal type-2 receptor 116-like isoform X2, with product MFILMGVFFFNIPLLITYYIDPMCFWRINLNEIKDKALHYTCSFILGAVQMPMEKDYFNRTLNVLKTTKXHKYALALAFAMDEXNRNPDLLPNMSLIIKYNFGHCDGKTLTTTPYSFHQKEYKPVPNYFCNEDTMCSFLLTGPNLIESWELLHLTYGPFHFMFSDDEQFPYLYQMAPKDTSLAMAIVSFILFFHWNWVGLVIPDDEQGKQFLSELKKESENKEICFAFVNMLSVYEISFYYKTEINYKEIVMSSTNVIIIYGETYNNVELSFRIWESTVLQRIWITTVQXNFPTSKKDLTHGTFYGTFTFVHHHREISGFKKFVQSLCHLKRTDLYLAIPEWKXFNCEALTCNCKLLMNYSSNASLQWLMEQKFDITFSDXSQNIYNAVYAMAHALHEXNLQQVDNQAIDNGKGAISPCLKVNSFLRKINFTDPIGDKVIMKQRVILQEDYDIFHFGNISQHLGIKVKLGKFSPYFPHGQHIHLFGDMIELATGSRKIPSSLCTTDCSPGFRRLWKEGMAACCFVCSPCPENEISNETNMDQCVNCPEYQYANTEQNKCIQKGVTFLSYEDPLGMALASMAFLFSAFTAVALCVFLKHHDTPIVKANNRILSYLLLISLMICFLCSFFFIGHPNRVTCVLQQITFGTIFTVAVSTVLAKTVTVVLAFKITDPGRRLRNILVSGTPNYIIPICSLFQCILCAIWLAVSPPFVXIDEHSQHGHIIIVCXKGSVTAFYCVLGYLACLALGSFTVAFLAKNLPDTFNEAKFLTFSILLFCSVWVTFLPXXHSXKGKVMVAVEIFSILASNAGILGCIFAPKIYIILLRPEQNTIQKIREKSYF from the exons AAAAACAACNAAAAANCACAAATATGCTTTGGCATTGGCGTTTGCAATGGATGAANTCAACAGGAATCCTGATCTCTTACCAAATATGtctttgattataaaatataattttggccATTGTGATGGGAAAACTTTGACAACTACGCCCTATTCTTTTCATCAGAAGGAATATAAGCCTGTTCCTAATTATTTCTGTAATGAAGATACTATGTGTTCATTTCTGCTTACAGGACCCAATTTGATAGAATCATGGGAATTG CTTCATCTTACCTATGGACCTTTCCATTTCATGTTCAGTGATGATGAACAATTTCCCTATCTCTATCAGATGGCCCCAAAGGACACATCTCTAGCAATGGCAATTGTTTCCTTCATACTTTTCTTCCATTGGAATTGGGTTGGTCTTGTCATCCCTGATGATGAGCAAGGCAAACAATTTCTCTCAGAGTTGAAAAAAGAGAGTGAAAACAAGgaaatttgctttgcttttgtgaaCATGTTATCAGTCTATGAGATTTCATTCTATTACAAAACTGAAATCAACTACAAAGAAATTGTGATGTCATCCACAAATGTTATAATCATTTATGGGGAAACATATAATAATGTTGAATTGAGCTTCAGAATATGGGAATCTACAGTTCTACAGAGAATATGGATCACCACAGTACAANTGAATTTCCCTACCAGTAAGAAAGACTTAACTCATGGCACATTCTATGGGACTTTTACTTTTGTACACCACCATCGTGAGATTTCTGGCTTTAAAAAGTTTGTGCAATCATTGTGCCATCTCAAAAGGACAGATTTATATCTAGCAATTCCAGAGTGGAAGTANTTTAACTGTGAAGCCTTAACATGTAATTGTAAATTACTGATGAATTATTCATCTAATGCATCATTGCAATGGCTAATGGAACAGAAATTTGACATAACCTTTAGTGATGNTAGTCAAAACATATACAATGCTGTNTATGCNATGGCCCATGCACTCCATGAGNTGAATCTGCAACAGGTTGATAATCAGGCAATAGACAATGGGAAAGGAGCAATTTCTCCCTGCTTGAAG GTAAATTCATTTCTGAGAAAGATCAACTTCACTGATCCTATTGGGGACAAAGTGATTATGAAACAGAGAGTAATACTGCAGGAAGATTATGACATTTTTCACTTTGGAAATATCTCACAACACCTTGGGATTAAGGTGAAGTTAGGAAAGTTCAGCCCATATTTTCCACATGGACAGCACATTCACTTATTTGGAGACATGATTGAACTggccacaggaagtagaaag ATACCATCTTCTCTGTGCACTACAGATTGTAGTCCTGGATTCAGAAGATTGTGGAAGGAGGGAATGGCAGCCTGCTGCTTTGTTTGCAGCCCTTGccctgaaaatgaaatttctaatgaGACAA ATATGGATCAATGTGTGAATTGTCCTGAATACCAGTATGCCAACACCGAACAAAACAAATGCATTCAGAAAGGAGTCACCTTTTTAAGCTATGAAGACCCCTTGGGGATGGCTCTTGCCTCAATGGCCTTCTTGTTCTCTGCATTCACAGCTGTAGCACTTTGTGTCTTTCTGAAGCACCATGACACTCCTATTGTAAAAGCGAATaacagaattctcagctacctgTTGCTCATTTCACTCATGATCTGTTTTCTgtgctcctttttcttcattgGCCATCCTAACAGGGTCACCTGTGTCTTACAGCAAATCACATTTGGAACTATATTCACTGTGGCTGTTTCCACAGTTCTGGCCAAAACAGTCACTGTGGTTCTGGCTTTCAAAATAACAGACCCAGGAAGAAGGTTGAGAAACATCCTGGTATCAGGGACACCCAACTACATTATTCCCATATGTTCCCTATTCCAATGTATTCTGTGTGCAATCTGGctagcagtttctcctccctttgtTGANATTGATGAACACTCTCAGCATGGCCACATCATCATTGTGTGCAANAAAGGCTCAGTTACTGCATTCTACTGTGTCCTGGGATACTTGGCCTGCCTGGCACTAGGAAGCTTCACTGTGGCTTTCTTGGCCAAGAATCTGCCTGACACATTCAATGAAGCCAAGTTCTTGACCTTCAGCATTCTATTGTTCTGCAGTGTCTGGGTCACCTTCCTNCCTNTNTANCATAGCNCCAAGGGCAAGGTCATGGTTGCTGTGGAGATCTTCTCCATCTTGGCATCCAATGCAGGGATACTTGGATGCATCTTTGCACCCAAGATCTACATCATTTTATTGAGACCAGAGCAAAATACTATCCAAAAGATCAGGGAAAAATCCTATTTCTGA